The genomic region GCGTGCGATGGGCGAACCCGCCGGCCACATTCTTCGCGACGAGCGTTGCAGTCATTGCCCTATCGTCGCACCATCGCGCAGTGGGACTGGGAATACATCCGACGCGACCGGGCTTAACACCCAGATGAGCACAGCACCCTTGGCAGGACGGCGAGCGCTGGTCACCGGCGGATCGCGGGGGATCGGCGCGGCGATCGTGCGACGACTGACCGCAGAGGGTGCGGCGGTGGCCTTCACCTACTCGTCCTCGGCGACCGACGCCGACAAGCTCGTCGCCGAGGTTAAGGCTGACGGCGGCACGGCGGTCGCGATACAGGCCGAGGCCGCCGATCCGGCCCAGATCGCGTCGGCGGTCACCCGGGCCGTCGCCGAACTCGGCGGGTTGGACGTACTGGTGAACAACGCGGGCACCGCTGTCCTGGCGCCTGCCGAGGACTTCACGCTGGAGCAGTTCGACCGTTTGGTGGCGGTCAACATTGGCGGCGTGTTCTGGGCGATCCACACGGCGATCCCGCACCTGAGCGAGGGCGCACGAATCATCAACATCGGCAGCATCAACGCCGACCGGGTACCGGGGCCGGGGATCTCGGTGTACGCGATGACGAAGGGCGCGGTGTCCTCCCTCACCCGCGGGCTGGCTCGCGAACTCGGCCCGCGCGGAATCACCGTCAACAACGTGCAGCCGGGACCGATCAACACCGACATGAATCCTGCCGAGGGCGAGTTCGCCGAGAGCCTGAAGCAGGTCGTCGCACTGGGCCGGTACGGACACACCAGCGATGTCGCCGCCTTGGTGAGCTTCCTCGCCGGCCCGGAGTCCGGCTACATCACCGGCGCAAATCTCAACGTCGACGGCGGCTTCACGGTCTAGCGGTCGTCAAGCGGGCCGCGGCGTCACGGACGCCTCGTTGACGGCGGCGAGGCGGATCGCCTCATATCGCCA from Mycolicibacterium sp. YH-1 harbors:
- a CDS encoding 3-oxoacyl-ACP reductase family protein, with the protein product MSTAPLAGRRALVTGGSRGIGAAIVRRLTAEGAAVAFTYSSSATDADKLVAEVKADGGTAVAIQAEAADPAQIASAVTRAVAELGGLDVLVNNAGTAVLAPAEDFTLEQFDRLVAVNIGGVFWAIHTAIPHLSEGARIINIGSINADRVPGPGISVYAMTKGAVSSLTRGLARELGPRGITVNNVQPGPINTDMNPAEGEFAESLKQVVALGRYGHTSDVAALVSFLAGPESGYITGANLNVDGGFTV